The following proteins come from a genomic window of Synergistota bacterium:
- a CDS encoding tRNA-dihydrouridine synthase family protein, with protein sequence MIRIFLAPIAGITKLPFRGLFWEDGLDYAYTEMISGVALYHRDPKALSLIDIASWEGPVGVQIVGGDPEKVAQGAIIAEKWGASSIDINMGCPARKILKSGGGASLLLSIDKAVRLFCEVKERVSIPVSVKIRKGWKGKEVFLELAKKLEREGVSWITLHARYVEDGSSGPADWDSIKTLKGEVSVPVIGNGGINRPEDAIRMVEITKCDGIMLASGVLRNPLLLRQVRELESKGFYLKETALDKLEWLLRFCSKVKECYSDTRGAKYVKTLVPWVLRDIKGASWLRGYILRLSSLNGIMEVLYSLKSKIGGNEVDRDR encoded by the coding sequence GTGATAAGGATTTTCCTAGCTCCTATAGCGGGTATAACAAAGCTTCCTTTTAGAGGCCTTTTTTGGGAAGATGGGCTTGACTATGCGTATACTGAGATGATAAGTGGCGTTGCTTTATATCATAGAGATCCAAAAGCACTGAGTTTGATAGACATTGCTTCCTGGGAAGGTCCTGTAGGGGTTCAGATAGTGGGAGGGGATCCTGAAAAAGTAGCTCAAGGGGCAATAATAGCTGAGAAGTGGGGAGCCTCAAGTATAGATATAAACATGGGTTGTCCTGCTAGAAAGATATTAAAGAGCGGAGGAGGAGCATCTCTCCTTTTAAGCATAGATAAGGCTGTAAGGCTTTTTTGCGAGGTTAAGGAAAGAGTTTCTATCCCCGTTAGCGTTAAGATTAGAAAGGGGTGGAAGGGTAAAGAGGTTTTTCTTGAGCTTGCTAAAAAACTTGAAAGGGAAGGGGTTTCCTGGATAACTCTTCATGCAAGATACGTTGAAGATGGATCCTCTGGTCCGGCTGACTGGGATAGTATAAAAACCCTAAAAGGGGAGGTTTCTGTTCCCGTTATCGGTAATGGTGGGATAAATCGACCTGAGGATGCAATTAGGATGGTAGAGATCACTAAATGTGATGGTATCATGCTTGCAAGTGGCGTTTTGAGAAATCCTTTACTTTTAAGGCAGGTAAGAGAGCTTGAAAGCAAGGGATTTTATTTAAAGGAGACAGCTTTAGATAAATTAGAGTGGCTTTTAAGGTTTTGTTCAAAAGTTAAGGAGTGTTATAGTGATACGAGGGGGGCTAAATATGTTAAAACCTTAGTTCCTTGGGTATTGAGAGATATTAAAGGGGCAAGCTGGCTTAGAGGGTACATTCTTAGGCTCAGCAGCCTTAATGGCATTATGGAGGTTTTATACTCCTTAAAGTCAAAGATAGGGGGGAATGAAGTTGATCGAGATAGATGA
- a CDS encoding type III pantothenate kinase, with translation MLLTVDVGNTNIVLGFYKDSELLRAWRLATDRDKTKDEYAILLNSILKMSDIASGDIKGAVGSSVVPPLVEPITKVVKEMLSLNILWVSYKLDLGIRIAVDNPASVGADRIANAVGAYFLYGAPVIVIDMGTALTWCAIDENGNWLGGAIFPGIKVASEALFAKTALLPRVELKKPRSSIGKNTEENIQSGLIFGYASMIDGMVRRIKREIGEHAFVVATGGLIDLVAEESKEINLVNPWLTLEGLRIIYERNS, from the coding sequence ATGCTTTTAACTGTAGATGTGGGTAACACTAATATAGTCTTGGGTTTTTACAAAGATAGCGAGCTTCTTCGAGCATGGAGGTTGGCTACTGATAGGGATAAAACTAAAGATGAGTATGCAATTTTATTGAATTCTATATTGAAAATGTCTGATATAGCTTCAGGCGACATTAAAGGAGCAGTTGGTTCTAGTGTAGTTCCACCCTTAGTAGAGCCTATAACAAAGGTAGTTAAAGAAATGCTTTCTCTTAATATTCTCTGGGTTTCTTATAAGCTTGATTTGGGTATAAGGATAGCGGTTGATAATCCTGCAAGCGTTGGAGCTGATAGGATAGCAAACGCTGTAGGGGCCTATTTTTTATATGGAGCTCCTGTTATAGTAATAGATATGGGAACAGCCTTGACGTGGTGTGCTATAGATGAGAATGGTAATTGGCTTGGAGGGGCAATATTTCCTGGGATTAAAGTGGCTTCGGAAGCTCTGTTTGCCAAAACTGCTTTGCTTCCTAGGGTAGAGTTAAAGAAACCTAGATCTTCTATTGGTAAAAACACGGAAGAAAATATTCAATCGGGTTTGATTTTTGGCTATGCTTCTATGATAGATGGTATGGTAAGAAGAATTAAAAGGGAGATAGGAGAACATGCCTTTGTTGTTGCAACGGGCGGTTTGATAGATCTGGTTGCGGAAGAATCTAAGGAAATTAATCTTGTTAACCCTTGGTTAACCCTTGAAGGACTTAGAATAATTTACGAAAGAAACTCGTGA
- the leuC gene encoding 3-isopropylmalate dehydratase large subunit produces the protein MGKTIVEKILQNHTSDEVKPDRLIEASIDLAFANDITAPLAIEDFKLMGAKKVFDPEKVALISDHFTPNRDVKSAEQAKLMKEFAKEYGIKYYFEIGRGGIEHVLLHEEGLTLPGDVVIGADSHSCTYGALGCFATGVGSTDLAAAWALGKLWFKVPRSLKFIYEGKLRKWVGGKDLILFTIGQIGVDGALYRAMEFSGNVIRELPMDDRFTICNMAIEAGAKCGIIEPDEKTIEYVKGRAKRNYKIFKSDPDAEYEKIYEWDVSDLEPQVALPHLPSNVKGVSQVRGVKVDQVVIGSCTNGRLSDLAIAAQILKGKKVHPDVRMLVFPGTQKVYMEAMKLGYIETFIESGAAVSTPTCGPCLGGHMGVLAKGEVCISTTNRNFIGRMGHKDSYVYLSSPAVAAASAIAGEIISPEEVMK, from the coding sequence TTGGGGAAAACCATAGTAGAAAAGATACTCCAAAACCATACAAGCGACGAAGTTAAGCCAGATAGACTAATAGAAGCAAGTATAGATCTCGCATTTGCAAATGACATAACAGCACCATTAGCCATAGAGGATTTCAAACTTATGGGAGCAAAGAAAGTATTTGACCCAGAAAAGGTAGCCCTGATATCAGATCACTTTACTCCTAATAGAGATGTTAAATCAGCAGAACAAGCTAAACTTATGAAAGAATTTGCCAAAGAATATGGCATTAAATACTATTTTGAAATAGGTAGGGGAGGAATAGAACACGTCCTTTTACATGAGGAAGGTTTAACCTTACCAGGTGATGTCGTTATTGGGGCGGATTCCCATAGTTGCACTTATGGCGCACTCGGATGTTTTGCTACCGGCGTAGGCAGTACAGATCTTGCTGCAGCTTGGGCTCTAGGAAAGCTGTGGTTTAAGGTCCCAAGATCATTAAAGTTTATATATGAAGGAAAGCTAAGAAAATGGGTGGGAGGAAAAGATCTTATACTTTTCACTATAGGACAAATAGGTGTAGATGGTGCCCTCTATAGAGCGATGGAGTTTTCAGGAAATGTAATAAGAGAACTGCCGATGGATGATCGCTTCACAATATGCAACATGGCAATAGAAGCAGGAGCAAAATGTGGGATAATAGAACCCGATGAAAAGACTATAGAATACGTAAAGGGAAGAGCGAAAAGAAATTATAAGATATTTAAGAGCGATCCTGATGCAGAATATGAAAAGATATACGAGTGGGACGTAAGCGATCTTGAACCTCAGGTAGCGCTTCCACATCTGCCATCTAACGTAAAGGGGGTAAGCCAGGTCAGAGGAGTTAAAGTAGATCAAGTTGTTATAGGTTCTTGTACTAACGGAAGGCTAAGCGACTTAGCTATAGCTGCTCAAATATTAAAAGGGAAAAAGGTCCACCCTGATGTCAGAATGCTGGTCTTTCCTGGAACACAAAAGGTTTACATGGAAGCCATGAAATTGGGATATATAGAAACTTTCATAGAAAGCGGAGCAGCGGTATCAACCCCCACCTGTGGTCCATGTTTAGGCGGACATATGGGAGTACTAGCAAAAGGAGAAGTTTGTATATCTACTACAAATAGAAACTTCATAGGTAGAATGGGGCATAAAGATAGCTATGTATATCTATCTTCACCAGCAGTAGCCGCAGCAAGCGCAATAGCCGGTGAAATAATTAGCCCAGAAGAGGTGATGAAGTAA
- the leuD gene encoding 3-isopropylmalate dehydratase small subunit has translation MLRGKAWKFGDDIDTDVIIPATYLNTTDPGELGKHCFEPIFPNFKEKVNKGDIIVAGKNFGCGSSRQHAPIAIKACGISCVIASSFARIFFRNAINIGLPILECEEASKNIENGDELEVNLEKGIIKDLTKGMEFKAEPIPESILEILSSGGLVEYVRKKLGGD, from the coding sequence ATGCTAAGGGGTAAAGCTTGGAAGTTTGGAGATGACATTGACACAGATGTTATAATACCAGCCACTTACCTTAATACTACTGATCCAGGAGAGCTAGGTAAGCATTGCTTTGAGCCCATATTCCCCAACTTTAAGGAAAAAGTTAACAAAGGTGACATAATAGTTGCAGGTAAAAACTTCGGATGTGGCAGTTCAAGACAGCACGCTCCTATAGCAATAAAAGCTTGTGGGATATCTTGTGTAATAGCATCTTCCTTTGCAAGGATATTTTTTAGAAACGCTATAAACATAGGATTACCAATATTAGAATGTGAAGAAGCTTCAAAAAATATAGAAAATGGAGACGAACTTGAGGTAAATCTAGAAAAAGGAATCATAAAAGATCTAACTAAGGGAATGGAATTCAAGGCTGAACCCATACCTGAATCTATTCTTGAAATACTTTCAAGTGGGGGCCTTGTAGAATATGTCAGAAAAAAGCTTGGAGGTGATTAA
- a CDS encoding isocitrate/isopropylmalate family dehydrogenase, translated as MYKIAVIPGDGIGEEIIREGVKVLDAAARKYGFSIEWIWYPWGADHYLKTGELLPDSAIEEMKSMDAIYLGAVGDPRVAPGILEKEILLKLRFELDLYVNLRPIKLLPGVPTPLKDKGPEHINFYVVRENTEDFYVGLGDRWKGPKRESSFNLKRNLYKAKINVSIDINPDDEYAYQIGINSRRGCERIIRYAFELAKRKGLNKVTAVDKANVLTNVYSLWRDVFEKVGSEYPTIEKDYAFVDAITMWMVKSPENYKVIVAPNMFGDIITDLGAMIQGGLGLAAGGNINPGKVSMFEPIHGSAPKYKGTGKANPLATIMAGAMLLDHIGEEEAAKAIEKTIGKALIEGRIKTYDLGGETKTWEVGDILVKMIEES; from the coding sequence TTGTATAAGATCGCTGTTATACCTGGTGATGGAATAGGTGAAGAAATAATAAGAGAGGGAGTAAAAGTACTTGATGCTGCAGCAAGAAAGTATGGTTTTTCTATCGAATGGATATGGTATCCATGGGGAGCGGATCACTATCTTAAAACTGGCGAACTTCTCCCTGACAGCGCTATAGAAGAGATGAAAAGTATGGATGCTATATACCTCGGCGCTGTTGGAGATCCAAGAGTTGCACCTGGAATACTTGAAAAAGAAATACTTCTTAAGCTTAGGTTTGAGCTTGACCTTTATGTAAATTTACGACCTATAAAGTTACTTCCTGGAGTTCCCACCCCACTAAAAGATAAAGGACCTGAACACATAAACTTCTACGTTGTTAGAGAAAATACCGAAGACTTCTATGTAGGGCTTGGAGATCGCTGGAAGGGACCAAAAAGAGAGAGCTCTTTTAACCTTAAGAGAAACCTTTATAAAGCAAAGATAAATGTTTCCATAGACATAAACCCAGATGATGAATATGCTTATCAGATAGGGATAAACTCAAGAAGAGGCTGCGAAAGGATAATAAGGTATGCTTTCGAGCTAGCCAAAAGGAAAGGACTAAACAAAGTAACAGCCGTGGATAAGGCCAATGTTCTTACAAACGTTTACTCCCTATGGAGAGATGTGTTTGAAAAAGTTGGGAGCGAATACCCAACTATAGAAAAAGACTATGCCTTTGTAGATGCCATAACTATGTGGATGGTAAAAAGTCCAGAGAATTATAAGGTTATAGTTGCACCAAACATGTTTGGCGACATAATAACTGACCTTGGAGCCATGATTCAAGGAGGATTAGGATTAGCCGCAGGTGGAAACATAAATCCTGGGAAGGTTTCAATGTTTGAACCTATTCATGGATCCGCACCGAAATACAAAGGAACAGGAAAGGCTAACCCCTTAGCCACAATCATGGCAGGAGCAATGCTTCTTGATCATATAGGAGAAGAAGAAGCTGCCAAAGCAATAGAAAAAACCATAGGAAAAGCATTAATAGAAGGCAGAATCAAAACATATGATCTTGGCGGAGAAACAAAAACCTGGGAGGTTGGAGATATACTAGTTAAAATGATAGAGGAGAGCTAA
- a CDS encoding DedA family protein: protein MAVESSCFPFPSEIVVPPAAYLASQGKMDLEFIIIWGTVGSLAGAWFNYILGYKLGRPFLVRYGRYLMISEKSLKRAEEFFEKYGGISTFIGRLIPVVRQYISLPAGVAKMKALPFTVYTLLGAGVWVFVLALIGYYAGDNKELILKYSNEFGMGAAIGGVLLIIFYLKKRRAF from the coding sequence ATGGCTGTTGAATCTTCGTGTTTTCCTTTCCCGAGTGAGATTGTGGTTCCTCCTGCAGCTTATCTTGCTTCTCAAGGGAAGATGGATCTTGAGTTCATCATCATTTGGGGAACCGTAGGAAGTCTTGCTGGAGCCTGGTTTAATTATATTTTAGGCTACAAGCTTGGAAGACCCTTTTTGGTCAGATATGGGAGATATCTGATGATTTCTGAGAAGAGCTTAAAGAGGGCAGAAGAATTCTTTGAAAAGTATGGAGGAATAAGTACTTTTATAGGGAGACTCATTCCAGTAGTAAGGCAATATATCTCTTTACCTGCAGGTGTGGCTAAGATGAAGGCTTTGCCATTTACTGTTTATACTCTCTTAGGAGCTGGTGTATGGGTATTTGTTCTCGCTTTAATAGGATATTATGCGGGTGATAATAAAGAGCTCATACTTAAGTACTCTAATGAATTTGGTATGGGGGCAGCTATAGGAGGAGTTTTACTTATTATCTTTTACTTAAAGAAGAGGAGAGCCTTTTAG
- the thrC gene encoding threonine synthase, with the protein MDSEGVMQRWREFLPITEKTPIITLGEGNTPLIRARNIEREFNLKFELYLKYEGTNPTGSFKDRGMVMAVAKALEEGAVAIACASTGNTSASAAAYAARAGLKCIVIIPKRAIALGKLAQALAAGATVIAIEGNFDDGLKIIKELTQKYPITLVNSLNPYRLEGQKTAAFEVCEKLGDAPDYLAIPVGNAGNISAYGMGFKEFKNIGRINKLPKMLGFQAEGAAPIIENKVIENPETIATAIRIGNPAHWQRAVNTVKELGGGFYKVSDEEILEAYKIVVKKEGVFAEPASAAPIAGVLKLNNVNFFQKGAKVVCVLTGHGLKDPNLAIRVVGEPPSCPPLLEEVIRLVKL; encoded by the coding sequence ATGGATTCAGAAGGTGTGATGCAAAGGTGGCGTGAATTTTTACCTATCACGGAAAAGACACCCATTATTACTCTAGGAGAAGGAAACACTCCTTTGATAAGGGCAAGAAATATCGAAAGAGAGTTTAACTTAAAATTTGAACTTTACCTAAAATATGAGGGAACAAACCCTACAGGATCATTTAAAGATAGAGGAATGGTTATGGCTGTAGCTAAAGCTTTAGAGGAAGGAGCTGTTGCTATAGCTTGTGCATCTACTGGTAACACATCAGCTTCAGCCGCGGCTTACGCAGCAAGGGCGGGATTGAAATGTATAGTTATTATACCTAAAAGAGCCATAGCCTTAGGAAAGTTAGCTCAGGCTTTAGCAGCAGGAGCAACCGTAATAGCTATAGAGGGAAACTTCGACGACGGATTAAAGATAATAAAGGAACTAACTCAAAAATATCCTATAACGCTTGTAAATTCTCTAAATCCCTACAGACTTGAAGGGCAGAAAACAGCAGCTTTTGAGGTCTGTGAAAAGCTGGGAGATGCTCCAGATTACTTAGCAATACCTGTAGGAAACGCAGGAAATATAAGCGCTTATGGAATGGGCTTTAAGGAGTTCAAAAACATCGGTAGAATAAATAAACTACCCAAGATGCTTGGCTTTCAAGCGGAAGGAGCAGCTCCAATTATCGAAAACAAGGTAATAGAAAATCCCGAAACCATAGCAACAGCAATAAGAATAGGTAATCCCGCACATTGGCAAAGAGCTGTAAATACTGTAAAAGAGCTTGGAGGAGGTTTCTACAAAGTTAGCGATGAAGAGATCTTAGAAGCTTATAAAATAGTTGTCAAAAAAGAAGGAGTTTTTGCAGAGCCTGCTTCAGCAGCACCAATAGCCGGCGTATTAAAGCTAAATAACGTCAACTTTTTCCAAAAAGGTGCAAAGGTCGTGTGTGTTCTAACAGGACATGGATTAAAAGATCCAAACTTAGCTATTAGGGTGGTTGGTGAACCACCTTCATGCCCTCCGCTTTTGGAGGAGGTGATAAGGTTAGTTAAACTTTAA
- the thrB gene encoding homoserine kinase: MIRVRVPATSANLGPGFDIIGAAWNIYNIFECEEIEEGVEINVEGAPDISKEEDNAVYKAFKKAFEYKGEKPPKGIRINIRVNIPTKRGLGSSATAYLGGLLLANRFLSKPLKRKELLSLAVELEGHPDNVYPAFFGGITLAYNKENSLEPYRLRVRGFPAETFVLVPPFGVPTEEARKVLPKSYSKEEVIFNMRQVSLLITALEEREPELLRWAFEDRIHQPYRASLVPGMYELFEESISLGAYGGVLSGAGPSLLFFAPLGKGRTIASKLAEKWSNIINGEVKIIVTDIDYRGATLMEVS; encoded by the coding sequence TTGATAAGGGTAAGGGTTCCAGCAACCTCTGCGAATTTGGGGCCAGGTTTTGACATTATTGGAGCAGCATGGAATATTTATAATATCTTTGAATGCGAAGAAATCGAAGAAGGAGTTGAAATCAACGTCGAGGGAGCTCCAGACATAAGTAAAGAGGAAGATAACGCCGTATATAAGGCCTTCAAAAAAGCTTTCGAGTACAAGGGAGAAAAACCACCAAAGGGCATAAGAATAAACATAAGGGTCAACATTCCTACTAAAAGGGGGCTAGGCTCAAGCGCAACAGCTTACTTAGGTGGCTTACTATTAGCTAACAGATTTCTAAGCAAACCTTTAAAGAGAAAGGAGCTTCTTTCCCTTGCAGTTGAGCTTGAAGGACACCCTGATAACGTTTATCCAGCGTTCTTTGGCGGCATAACTTTAGCTTACAACAAAGAAAATTCTTTAGAGCCTTATAGACTAAGAGTAAGAGGATTTCCTGCTGAGACGTTTGTCCTTGTTCCACCTTTTGGAGTTCCTACAGAAGAAGCAAGAAAGGTTCTTCCTAAAAGCTATTCTAAAGAAGAAGTAATATTCAATATGCGCCAGGTTAGCTTACTTATAACCGCTCTCGAAGAAAGAGAACCCGAATTACTAAGATGGGCTTTCGAGGATAGAATACATCAACCTTATCGAGCCTCTCTTGTTCCAGGAATGTACGAACTTTTTGAAGAATCTATAAGCTTAGGGGCATATGGCGGTGTATTAAGTGGAGCAGGACCGAGCCTTCTCTTTTTCGCTCCTTTAGGGAAAGGAAGAACGATAGCATCCAAGTTAGCTGAAAAATGGAGTAACATAATTAACGGAGAAGTGAAAATCATTGTTACCGATATAGACTATAGGGGTGCTACCCTAATGGAGGTATCATAA
- a CDS encoding aspartate kinase — translation MLVVQKYGGSSVATLDLIRNVAQRVKRTKEEGHDVIVVVSAMGKTTDELLKMAYSLSSSPPERELDMLASTGEQVSIALLSIALHELGCPAISLTGAQAGIITDSWFTRARIIRMDTWKINEELSKGKVVIVAGFQGMNEKGEITTLGRGGSDTTAVALAAAMKADVCEIYTDVDGVYTADPRIVPEARLLKEITYDEMLEMAIAGAKVLQHRAVEFAKRFSVPLKVRSSFNYNEGTWVKEEISVERKGVVTGVTVDKKIAKVTLLGVPDVPGIAHKFTKALADSGINIDMIIQSEPRGGYNDISFTIAEGDLEKAIKILKEMSDEIGAEGVTGDRDVAKVSIVGAGVCSNPEIPAIMFGTLAENNINIELISTSEVRISCVIREAKADTAVRALHKAFRLEEE, via the coding sequence ATGCTTGTAGTCCAGAAGTATGGTGGATCGTCAGTAGCGACCTTAGATTTAATAAGAAATGTAGCCCAAAGAGTTAAAAGAACGAAAGAAGAAGGACATGACGTAATAGTGGTTGTCTCCGCAATGGGAAAAACTACAGATGAACTATTGAAGATGGCTTATTCGCTTTCCTCTTCTCCACCAGAAAGAGAGCTCGACATGCTTGCGTCTACTGGTGAGCAAGTTTCTATAGCTCTTCTTTCTATAGCCTTGCATGAGCTTGGATGTCCAGCCATATCTTTAACTGGAGCTCAAGCAGGTATAATTACTGATAGCTGGTTCACAAGAGCAAGAATAATCAGAATGGATACATGGAAAATAAACGAAGAACTAAGCAAAGGGAAAGTCGTCATTGTAGCAGGATTCCAGGGAATGAATGAAAAGGGAGAAATAACAACCCTTGGAAGAGGAGGATCTGACACCACAGCAGTAGCTTTAGCAGCTGCAATGAAAGCAGATGTATGTGAAATATACACCGATGTAGATGGCGTTTACACAGCGGATCCAAGAATAGTACCTGAAGCGAGATTGCTTAAAGAGATTACTTATGATGAAATGCTCGAGATGGCTATCGCAGGAGCTAAAGTTCTACAACACAGAGCAGTAGAATTCGCCAAGAGATTTTCAGTCCCATTAAAAGTAAGGTCTTCATTTAATTATAATGAGGGAACGTGGGTGAAGGAGGAGATAAGCGTGGAAAGAAAGGGTGTCGTCACCGGAGTAACTGTTGACAAAAAGATAGCAAAGGTAACATTACTTGGGGTTCCAGATGTTCCTGGAATAGCCCATAAATTTACAAAAGCCCTGGCAGACTCCGGAATAAATATAGATATGATAATTCAAAGCGAACCAAGAGGAGGATACAATGATATCTCCTTCACGATAGCCGAGGGGGATCTGGAAAAGGCTATTAAAATACTGAAGGAAATGTCTGACGAAATAGGAGCAGAAGGAGTGACGGGAGACAGAGATGTGGCAAAGGTATCAATAGTAGGCGCAGGGGTATGCTCTAATCCAGAAATTCCCGCTATCATGTTTGGAACGTTAGCTGAAAATAATATAAACATAGAGCTTATAAGCACCTCGGAAGTCCGTATATCTTGCGTTATAAGAGAGGCTAAAGCAGATACAGCAGTGAGAGCTCTTCATAAAGCTTTCAGACTTGAGGAGGAATAA
- a CDS encoding aspartate-semialdehyde dehydrogenase: MYSISVVGATGAVGREILKVLEERSFPVKELYLFASEKSEGTELTFMGERVKVKALSEENLKSIKTDFTFFSAGTSISQKFAPIAASTGSVVIDNSRAFRYEDWVPLVVPEVNPRAAFKHKGIIANPNCSTIQMVVALKPLHDYARVKRVVVTTFQSVSGAGWRAVLELQNQIKNPDEPSYVIPKKIAYNVVPQIDVFLEDLYTREEDKMRRETIKIMEDPFIKVTATTVRVPVIRGHSESINIEFEREISVEKARELLKNAPGVILMDDPKNGVYPTALDVDGKDEVFVGRIRKDETIEHGLNMWVVADNLRKGAATNAVQIAQLLIKGG, encoded by the coding sequence ATGTACAGTATATCCGTCGTAGGGGCTACTGGAGCTGTTGGAAGGGAAATACTTAAAGTTCTTGAGGAAAGGAGCTTTCCCGTAAAAGAACTTTACCTTTTTGCATCGGAAAAATCGGAAGGCACAGAACTTACTTTTATGGGAGAAAGAGTAAAAGTTAAAGCCTTATCTGAAGAAAATCTTAAAAGCATTAAAACAGACTTTACATTCTTTTCAGCTGGAACCTCAATAAGCCAAAAGTTTGCTCCAATAGCAGCTTCGACGGGAAGCGTAGTAATAGACAACAGCAGAGCTTTCAGATATGAGGATTGGGTTCCATTAGTAGTTCCAGAGGTCAATCCAAGAGCAGCCTTCAAGCATAAAGGAATAATAGCTAATCCAAACTGTTCAACCATACAAATGGTGGTAGCCCTAAAACCCTTACACGACTACGCAAGAGTCAAAAGGGTGGTAGTAACAACATTTCAGTCAGTGTCTGGAGCCGGATGGAGGGCAGTTTTAGAACTTCAAAACCAAATTAAAAACCCAGATGAACCTTCTTACGTAATTCCTAAAAAGATAGCATATAATGTGGTTCCTCAAATAGATGTTTTTCTTGAGGATCTTTATACTCGAGAAGAGGATAAAATGAGAAGAGAAACAATAAAAATAATGGAAGATCCTTTTATAAAAGTAACTGCCACTACGGTCAGGGTGCCAGTAATTAGAGGGCATTCGGAATCTATAAATATAGAGTTCGAAAGAGAGATAAGCGTTGAGAAAGCAAGAGAACTCCTTAAAAATGCACCAGGAGTGATACTAATGGATGACCCTAAAAACGGGGTTTATCCAACCGCTCTAGATGTAGACGGAAAAGACGAGGTTTTCGTAGGTAGAATAAGAAAAGATGAAACTATAGAGCACGGACTTAATATGTGGGTTGTAGCCGACAACCTAAGAAAGGGAGCAGCCACAAACGCTGTTCAGATAGCCCAGCTTTTAATAAAAGGAGGTTAA
- a CDS encoding PLP-dependent aminotransferase family protein: protein MDWENRFTSLARDRIKPSGIEKMLKLMRSPGTISLAAGEPYPKLYPTEEFKKAIAEVIEDQGPHSLRYTIAGGLPELKTFTINWFKDWGIINKNLTEENILFTLGSQQALEILGQTFIEKGDVIAVEAPTYAEAMLIFKKYQARLLSIPMDENGMVVEDLEDKLKKEKIKFVYTITNFHNPAGVTLSWERREKLVELAKKYDFFIVEDDPYHFMSYEGEALPSITKIDVERVVSLGSFSKVMVPGLRIGWIIGPKEVIEKTTLVKYSMELCPPMILQNALYKILIKKDLKEHVNKLRSAYKEKRDALAKGLNEHLKPLGTEYTIPKGGFFFWIKLPKGIDSEELTLKAVQEYKVGIVPGTGFFVEPENGKSYARLAFSLLEPDQLIEGALRLGKALSSLL from the coding sequence ATGGATTGGGAAAACAGATTTACAAGCTTAGCAAGAGATCGGATTAAACCTTCTGGCATTGAAAAGATGCTAAAATTAATGAGAAGCCCTGGAACGATATCTTTAGCAGCAGGCGAACCCTATCCTAAACTCTATCCAACAGAGGAATTTAAGAAAGCCATAGCTGAAGTGATAGAAGACCAAGGGCCTCACTCTCTAAGATATACTATAGCGGGAGGTTTACCCGAACTTAAAACGTTTACAATAAACTGGTTTAAAGACTGGGGAATAATAAATAAGAACTTGACAGAGGAAAATATCCTCTTTACCCTTGGCTCTCAGCAAGCTCTCGAGATACTGGGACAAACTTTTATTGAAAAAGGAGATGTTATTGCAGTAGAGGCTCCTACATACGCTGAAGCTATGCTCATATTCAAAAAATACCAGGCTCGCTTATTATCTATACCTATGGATGAAAACGGCATGGTGGTAGAAGACCTTGAAGATAAACTTAAAAAGGAAAAGATCAAATTTGTATATACCATTACCAACTTCCATAATCCAGCAGGCGTTACACTATCCTGGGAGAGGAGAGAAAAGCTTGTTGAACTTGCGAAAAAATATGATTTCTTCATCGTTGAAGATGATCCTTATCACTTTATGAGTTATGAGGGAGAGGCTCTTCCATCAATTACTAAGATAGATGTTGAAAGAGTTGTATCCTTAGGAAGCTTCTCTAAAGTAATGGTTCCTGGATTAAGAATAGGTTGGATAATTGGTCCAAAAGAAGTGATTGAAAAAACGACCTTAGTTAAGTACTCTATGGAGCTTTGTCCGCCTATGATACTACAGAATGCTCTTTACAAAATACTTATAAAGAAAGACCTTAAAGAGCATGTAAATAAACTCAGAAGCGCTTATAAGGAAAAAAGAGATGCTTTAGCTAAAGGATTAAATGAGCATCTTAAACCACTTGGAACAGAATATACCATACCTAAAGGAGGCTTTTTCTTCTGGATTAAGCTTCCCAAAGGAATCGACTCAGAAGAGCTAACACTTAAAGCTGTACAAGAATATAAGGTAGGAATAGTTCCTGGAACAGGTTTCTTCGTAGAACCAGAAAATGGCAAAAGTTATGCGCGCTTAGCTTTTTCCCTACTTGAACCAGACCAGTTAATAGAGGGAGCCTTAAGGCTCGGTAAGGCTTTAAGCAGCTTGCTTTAA